A window from Hemicordylus capensis ecotype Gifberg chromosome 2, rHemCap1.1.pri, whole genome shotgun sequence encodes these proteins:
- the LOC128342600 gene encoding zinc finger protein ZFP2-like: MATEDGDASALGLPCPAVLEKKMKAEELHLSGLEPRKGEENCPLAIQAGLAEGPGRRTVLEEVDEEPEGGLKHCWEAQWHQFLRTVEAAPSEGGGLQEVAPVEDARGFLHHFERAADPRHGGENPAQFPPSLSTEARWTDSHPLAEDQADHQNVKEEALDEEVCGAEMQRQRFRQFHYQENEGPRETCSRLRELCHQWLKPERHAKEQILELVILEQFLAILPHEIRNRVQEGGPETCSEAVSLAEDFLLRQQQGQGLRLFKEEPTDDFPEAERSPADTRQKQLFVEIKLEEEGDATLLERDSHLDSVPEGHRRPYGKEKDQAEHSRELEPNEMLSGRLEENVSHCPDEGEASESQLESFSEKEGVRSVQSDLLAHSKMHSGRKPLKCSFSGKCCSQKKTLTAHERIYTGERPYKCSHCEKQFSHLSTLTAHTRIHTGEKPYICGVCGQSFSRSSYLILHKRIHTGEKPFQCSDCGKSFSQRSQLVNHQRTHTGEKPYACSDCGKRFSHRSNLNAHARSHMREKPYKCGLCGKGYSHHSTLIVHERTHTGEKPYKCSSCGKSFSYLSNLYAHERSHTGEKPFKCGVCGKGYSHRPYLIAHERIHTGERPHACSSCGKRFKQRSALIVHERIHTGERPYRCSNCGKSFNQVAALTAHERTHTGERPYTCSNCGKRFNHLSGLTAHARTHTGEKPYKCPACGKSFSQRSQLVNHQRTHTGEKPFKCSICGKDFSQSANLTTHRRTHMS, translated from the exons atggccaccgaggATGGAGATGCCTCCGCCCTGGGCCTCCCGTGCCCCGCTGTGCTAGAAAAGAAAATGAAGGCGGAAGAGCTGCATCTATCGGGCCTTGAGccaaggaagggagaagaaaactGCCCCTTGGCTATCCAAGCTGGGCTTGCTGAAGGGCCTGGGCGGCGAACCGTATTGGAAGAAGTGGACGAGGAGCCAGAGGGAGGTTTAAAACACTGCTGGGAAGCCCAGTGGCATCAGTTTTTGAGAACAGTGGAGGCTGCACCGTCAGAAGGGGGAGGCCTCCAGGAGGTGGCACCAGTGGAAGACGCCAGGGGTTTTCTGCATCATTTTGAGAGGGCAGCTGATCCTCGGCATGGAGGAGAGAATCCGGCCCAGTTTCCCCCAAGTCTGAGCACAGAGGCCCGATGGACTGACAGCCATCCGTTGGCTGAAGATCAAGCAGACCACCAGAACGTGAAGGAGGAGGCCTTGGATGAGGAGGTCTGCGGTGCGGAGATGCAGCGTCAGCGCTTCAGGCAGTTCCACTACCAGGAGAATGAAGGACCTCGGGAAACCTGCAGCCGACTCCGGGAGCTTTGCCACCAGTGGCTGAAGCCTGAGAGGCATGCCAAAGAACAGATCCTGGAGTTGGTGATCCTGGAGCAAttcctggccatcctgccccacgAAATCCGGAACCGGGTTCAAGAAGGTGGGCCAGAGACCTGTTCCGAGGCAGTGTCCCTGGCTGAGGATTTCCtgctgaggcagcagcaagggcag GGGCTGAGGCTATTCAAGGAAGAGCCAACGGATGATTTCCCTGAGGCAGAGAGATCTCCAGCAGACACCAGGCAGAAACAGCTCTTTGTAGAAATcaagctggaggaggaaggagatgcCACCTTACTGG AGAGAGACTCGCATTTGGATTCTGTTCCTGAAGGTCATCGGAGGCCATATGGGAAAGAGAAGGATCAGGCAGAGCATTCCAGAGAATTGGAACCAAATGAGATGTTGTCAGGGAGACTGGAAGAGAACGTTTCCCATTGCCCTGATGAGGGAGAAGCCTCAGAGAGCCAGCTGGAAAGCTTTTCGGAAAAGGAAGGGGTTCGATCCGTTCAGAGTGACCTTCTAGCACACAGTAAGATGCATTCAGGCAGGAAACCACTTAAGTGCTCCTTCAGCGGGAAATGTTGCAGCCAAAAGAAGACACTTACTGCGCATGAGAGAATCTACACTGGAGAAAGACCCTACAAATGCTCCCACTGCGAGAAACAGTTTAGCCACCTTTCGACTCTCACTGCACACACAAGGATCCACACGGGTGAGAAGCCATACATCTGTGGGGTCTGCGGCCAGAGCTTCAGCCGGAGCTCCTACCTTATCCTTCACAAGAGgatccacacgggagagaaaccctTTCAGTGCTCCGACtgcgggaagagcttcagtcagcgGTCACAGCTTGTGAACCATCAGCgcacccacactggggagaagccgtACGCATGCTCTGATTGTGGGAAGCGCTTCAGCCATCGCTCCAACCTTAATGCGCATGCGAGAAGCCACATGAgagagaaaccctataaatgTGGCCTCTGTGGGAAAGGGTACAGCCATCACTCAACCCTCATTGTCCACGAGAGgacccatacaggagagaagccatataaatgctccAGCTGTGGCAAAAGCTTTAGTTATCTTTCCAACCTTTATGCGCACGAAAGAAGccacacgggagagaagcccTTTAAATGTGGGGTCTGCGGGAAAGGCTACAGCCACCGACCATATCTCATAGCTCacgagagaatccacacaggggaaagaCCACACGCGTGTTCTTCCTGCGGGAAACGCTTCAAGCAGAGATCGGCTCTTATTGTGCACGAGCGGATTCATACAGGAGAAAGGCCCTACAGATGCTCcaactgtgggaaaagctttaaCCAAGTGGCAGCTCTCACGGCGCACGAGAGGACCCACACAGGAGAGCGGCCGTATACTTGCTCCAATTGTGGAAAGCGCTTCAACCACCTTTCTGGTCTCACGGCCCACGCGAGAACACACACCGGAGAGAAGCCCTATAAGTGTCCTgcctgtgggaaaagcttcagccagcgctCACAGCTGGTTAACCAccagagaacccacactggagagaaaccgttTAAATGCTCCATCTGCGGGAAAGATTTCAGCCAGAGTGCAAATCTTACGACGCACCGGAGAACCCATATGAGTTAG